CGGTATGGAATTTGAGTTCATTATGTACATTGGTACAATGTGGACTGAAAGTGGTATTTATTTGCCTAAATGAGATGTGCCATGATTAGCACAAACTACACCAGCTTGGAAACTCATCTTATGATATTTTCCTGAAATATGAAGCTACCAAAGGTATGCAAATGCACAGGGTGAGAACAGGAAACAATGAAAGCCTACCAAAGATACACGCCATTTTGATCAACATGGGTGGTTGCCAGCACATCCATATTAGGAGACATAGAGACGGATGTTATAGATACATCAACGCGCATCGCATCTATCTGTCTTGCTAAACTGATATCCCATATTCTGAGCGTCCCATCCATACTAGACGAAATGAGCCATTTCCCATCCTCACTGAAACACAGATCAGTGATACGATCTGTATGTCCTTCAAATCTACGGACCATTTTCATTGATACTGTATCAAACAATACAAGCACCATATCATCTGCTACAGTAGCAAGAAGACCTGCCATAAAACAGCAACAAAAAAACTGTTAATCATCCATGTCATCCTACAAGGGAATAACAAAACATGTTGAATATTACCATTTGCCCGGTGATATGCAATCTTAGTTACAGATTTACCAACATTGAATTTGGATTTTAGCTTGCAACTCTTAAAATCCCAGACCTGCAGGAGACAAGTCAATATCTGAGTAATGCAATCACAGTTTAAATAAATTGCAGCTGAAGTGCaacagcgtcatcaaaccttaatatCCCCACGGTATCCAGCACTAATCAGAGATCCATTTGTTGCATCACAGGCTAATCCAACAACTTCACCTTCATGTGCACATTGCAATGACAGAGAGCCATCAATGTAACTACCACGACTAATCCCAGATTGAAGGTTAAATTTTTCGATCCAACCACCTTCAGTGCCCAAGATAGTAAAATTACCACATGCACTTATAGTACAAGCCTGACAAAAAAGAAAAggaatttcttaaagaagaggtAGGGAGATACTTCTATCATTTAACAGCTGAGTCTTGGTAGTCCCAAGAAAGCTTGTTTTGATTAGCCCACGGTGAGAATTCAATACATTCTTGTAGTATACGGTCAAacattcagattacaaaaacaagcATTACCTTAATCAGTGACTCAGTCTCTGACGATGGTGTAAGAATATGTTCGCCTATAACAAAGTTCTGAAGACGCCATACATATGCCTTTGAAGTATCCGTGTGGCATGTAACAACATTACACCAATCACGTGCACGTATCTCAGCTGAACAGCAGTTGATTCCATTGGTAAATAAGCAATTTTATCTAAAAAAGATAACAGTTTCTGGTTTCTTTTCAACACTAGCAAAGGTGCACAGAATACTGGTAAGTGGTTTATTATGTGTTAACATGGAAATAGGTATGCCCTTTGCACCAAGTATAAATAGTAAAGATTGAAGGTTATCATGGTTTACTACTTTAGAAGAAATTACACAGATAGAAAAGCAGAAGAACATGATATGAACTTTAATATTGCAAGGACCGGAGAATTACCACAATCAAATGCAATAACTGGTTTTAGCTTTATCTCTTCCTCCTGCAGAGAAGAAGAAAATGTCAAAATCTCAACAAGGAAATGATGAAACGGAAGGCGATAAAGGAATAGTAACAAAAAATTCACCTTTACTCTAAGCTTTTTCGCTCTTTTTGCCACATGCCGCTGAGAAAGCTCTCTGCTTTGTTGATCCTGTCAAAAAAAGTGTTACTTCAATAGGATTAAAAAAACAGCAAACATAAACTCATTTTGCTCGAAAAGGAAAAAACAACCTGAGAAGAAGACAAACATGCAGGAATTCAGGGTAAAGACAAGTGTGCGGTGTGAAGTGGACACTCTTACTTCAATAGCACTTTGAGATGACAAAAAAGTGCAGGAAATGATAACAGGTGTGCCAGTGTGCAGCTGTAAAAATTAATGTTACAAAGGTTATGAATTACCTGAACAACTGAGAAAAGACGGAAGGCACGGTCTTGACCAGCGGATAAGATGAATTTTCCATTGCCATAGAATCTAACAACAAAATAGGCTGACTCACTAAAACACAACCGAAACAAAAGTACAGACGCAACAAACTTGGAGGGCATTAGTTACCTTATGCACCGAGGTGGAGCACTATGTCCACTTCGAAATCGTAACAGACGAGCATCTCCTTCATTATTATCAAATATCCACATCTGGCATGCAGTATATTAGATTACTAAGTTTCAAATGTAAAACCGAAATTAAGGTGTTGTGGCTAATTTAATCTCATTGTCAAAGCAAAGTATTCtcacaccagtattgattttgtttTTCTTGGCTGATTTTGTTACTTATTAACCGGCCGCAAAGCTCGATTCTAGGAGGAACCTTATATGCTCCCGCCAAATAAGGCAATGTGGTATAAATAGAAAAAAGGGAGATGGTGTTCTATGTAACAGGCTAAGCGGTCAGGCAACATGCAGCAGCTTTTGACCTTCATATGTCACAGCTCAAGAGCTAATAAGATACAAAGGTTTTGTCCCTCACTACCAAATTACCAATAATGTGAAAAAAGAAGACAAGAAAACAGCACTTACTTTTATTGAATTATCAGCTGCTGAGCTCATCAAAATAGGTTCATTGGCAAAGAAATGAAGTGATACAATAGAACCATCATGGGCCTCCCTAATCACAGAGTGCAGCCTTCTCTTCTCAAGATTCCAAATGCTAATAACACCCGAGGAACCTCCAGATGCTAGAAGGGGTTGCCCATCTGGCAGACAAAGTAAATTTGAGAAAATAGCACTTAAGCTTGACATGTAGAAGCGTGAAAATGTGTATTATTAAAATAAAACAATGCACCTCCTTGTTTCAAACAGGGAGAGTCAAAGCTATATATAACCATGAAAAACACCTTGGTGGCAGTAATGTATCTACTGACTGGTCATAAAATTTAGCTCTGTATCCGTATTTCCACAATAAACTACACAGGCTCTAGAATTTTATTCAAGCATACCAAATATCATCGTTATTTAGTTTGAACTAGTACGCAAATCAGTAAAGGTTTCATTGACAAGTCAAATCTCCAAAAACTCATATAAAGAAAATTCATAAAGCCAAAAAGAATGTGTCAGCTACATTTTCTGAACTGGATCTCCGAATTAACGAATTTGCATCATAAATACGATATAATCATAATCACAAACCAAACTTGAGGACTTGAATAAACCAGGATTTGTTTGGGAATTTCATTACTGTCACAGGATGAGCAAACGTGAATTATAGAAGGTTGTACTGTATATCGTGTCAGACAAAATCACCTGTTCGAAATGACAGGGCAGTTACATCACCCCGAATTTCATGGTTGAAAGACATCAACTCTTCATCATATCGTATATTGTGAACATGAATAGATCCATCGGCGCAACCGACTGCAACCATATCCAGAGCAGGTGAAGAAACACAACAACGTACTGATGAATCCCAACCCTTAAAATCATATACTTTTTTCTTTGTGCTGATATTCCACAGCTGCAAGGGTCCTTCTTCACTACAAATAATGACCTGATGTATCAATGATAAACAGACTTGTCAACAAACACAAAATTCAGAAAGCAAACTATCTCCAAAGAAATCAATAATTGCAGGCACCTTATTTAGGTAAGTATCCGGATGCATAATGCAGGTTGGAGTAAACTTGTCTCCCAGTGATATGTTTCCAACAGGCTCACTGCTTGGTTTAGCTCCTCTGAAGGCCCAGATAAATAAATCACCTTTAATATCTGCACTGAGAATGTATTCTCCAAACAGGTACAGCATGTTGACCTTTTCTTCATGTTTAGTAAAGGTAACCACCTGATTTTTGAAGAGAAAACGTAAACATGAAGGCCTCAATACTTCAATAGTAGTTGATGGACATGATATAGTGGGGTCTGGATAAAGAGCAGATACTTTGCTCCTGGGTGCATTTGGTCCCAGGGTTTCTTTTTCAAACAAGAATTTGCAAATTTGCAGAAGCATGAAAAAGTTATATATGTAGATCGTGGTACGATTGATGTGTCCACTTGCAAAAAATGTACATTCGTGTGCTGTAAAAACAAGGAAGAGGAGCTAATATAGAAACTAAAAGTGCCCACAATTTATCTTTGTTTGTATAACCACACAATCAAACATGTTGTTTCGCAGAACATTACAAGTGCACCTATTATTCCACAATCAACATCTGGTTTCACAAGAGATCTACAAGTACATCTGAGACAACGGCATTTTCTGGTCAGGAACGCAATTTTGGAAGTCTGGAATAAGTAGCCAATAATCATTTCATTCACCAGGCACCACACACTTAGGGTTGATACACTAATTCAGCTATCCTAAACACAGCAATTCCCTTACCAGATCGGTCCGTTTGAAAACCGCGATGTCGCTTCCGTATGCAGCAAATGTGTATTCCTTGAAGGATGCCAGAGCGCGGATCTTCTTGGGCAGTTGAGGTCCTTAAATGGCAAAGAAAGTTCACGCACCATGAGCGGGAGAGGGAAAAAAAAACACTGAACATAAGAAACCGAGATACTGAATAGCAGGCTCACCGGCAAGGACCAAAGTGAGCTTGGCACACTGCAAAACAAAAAGAGAAAACGGCGTGATTAATCATACCACAAAATGGAAGTCGGCTGCATCAGAGTTACTCCTATATGTAAAGCCGCCGGAAACAACAGAAGACAGACAGGTGCAGTAAGACAGGTTTATATGAAGACAAAGCTCGACCGTAGGCGCAAGTCACATTAAGCCCGGTGTGGCGAGCAACCAGCAGGAATTCAGCGCTGAAATCCGCATGAGCCCCAAACGGAAGCTAATAACATCGCTGCCTCTAGTATACCAACCCTAAATACTGACGGAGAAGCGAGCAGCAGGCTCCTGCGAGCTCCCTGGCTATGACACTAGTCCAGTACGGTGGGCGGGGCGAGGGAGACGAGAGGGCGggttggtggcggcggcggatttGCTTACGTTGTAGACGTGGAAGGCCTTGCCGACGCTGACGGTGACGAAGGTCTCGGTGCCGAGGCGCTGCAGGGAGAAGGGCACGCCGCCGGTGGTGATGTACCCGATCGCGCGGAACGGCTCGAAGATCCCCATCCCTCCCCCGGCCGCGGCGGACGTCTAGGGCTTCTCTGGTCTGGAGCGGGGCGGGAGGATGCGCCGGCGGCGAGGGTTTTAGAGGGGGtttggggcggcggcgcgaggagg
This portion of the Triticum dicoccoides isolate Atlit2015 ecotype Zavitan chromosome 7A, WEW_v2.0, whole genome shotgun sequence genome encodes:
- the LOC119329365 gene encoding U3 small nucleolar RNA-associated protein 21 homolog — protein: MGIFEPFRAIGYITTGGVPFSLQRLGTETFVTVSVGKAFHVYNCAKLTLVLAGPQLPKKIRALASFKEYTFAAYGSDIAVFKRTDLVVTFTKHEEKVNMLYLFGEYILSADIKGDLFIWAFRGAKPSSEPVGNISLGDKFTPTCIMHPDTYLNKVIICSEEGPLQLWNISTKKKVYDFKGWDSSVRCCVSSPALDMVAVGCADGSIHVHNIRYDEELMSFNHEIRGDVTALSFRTDGQPLLASGGSSGVISIWNLEKRRLHSVIREAHDGSIVSLHFFANEPILMSSAADNSIKMWIFDNNEGDARLLRFRSGHSAPPRCIRFYGNGKFILSAGQDRAFRLFSVVQDQQSRELSQRHVAKRAKKLRVKEEEIKLKPVIAFDCAEIRARDWCNVVTCHTDTSKAYVWRLQNFVIGEHILTPSSETESLIKACTISACGNFTILGTEGGWIEKFNLQSGISRGSYIDGSLSLQCAHEGEVVGLACDATNGSLISAGYRGDIKVWDFKSCKLKSKFNVGKSVTKIAYHRANGLLATVADDMVLVLFDTVSMKMVRRFEGHTDRITDLCFSEDGKWLISSSMDGTLRIWDISLARQIDAMRVDVSITSVSMSPNMDVLATTHVDQNGVYLWVNQALFSPSTNVDSYASGKHVRNVLLPTVSSAERSEEEEPIKKSQDSNQSNIKPFVIMDHQIPDMITLSLLPRSQWQSLTNLDIIKVRNKPIEPPKKPEQAPFFLPSVPSLSGEILFEPPSSKETDGSTTEDIGHKKMADLSSHFSRLLQSCGELESYSAFTDYLKGLSPSSLDMELRMLQIIDDDEVEESEEPRPELHSISLLLDYFIHELSCRNNFEFVQAVLKLFLKIHGETIRRHSTLQEKVRKLLDVQSKVWQKIDKMFQSSRCMVTFLSNSQF